In the Fibrella aestuarina BUZ 2 genome, one interval contains:
- a CDS encoding efflux RND transporter periplasmic adaptor subunit has protein sequence MKSISIRQLAALVGLCASVVGVSGCGSNETANAEGKTAQSAPVTSDSSQAKANQPVRVSLTQAQYDVAAIRLGQPTPRTLSTTLKVNGVIDVPAQNMVSVSVPFGGYIRRIQLEPGMRVRKGQPLVVLENPDYIQVQQDYLDTKAKLDYADLEYARQQELSRDNINALKVFQQTRSNRQSLQAQLAGLAQRLAILRINPANLTPSNLTRTLTVHAPVSGFITNVPVNNGRFVNPADVLAEITNVDHLHVRLNIFEKDISRIRTGQVVRFGMGGDATLAHRGNIFLIGKSIAADRTVSVLAHPDGYASDMIPGGYVTAQVDVKTQPLTALPEAAVVGYQGQSLMYVLERKQAKPATYQFRQIPIRTGVREGGYVAVTLPPDLDPQQTPIIVNGAYSLLSKLNNSEEE, from the coding sequence ATGAAGTCAATATCAATTCGTCAACTGGCCGCGCTGGTAGGTCTGTGTGCCTCGGTCGTCGGGGTGTCGGGCTGTGGCTCGAACGAGACGGCCAACGCCGAGGGAAAGACAGCACAATCGGCTCCGGTAACCTCTGATTCAAGCCAGGCGAAGGCGAACCAGCCAGTGCGGGTGTCGCTCACGCAGGCGCAGTACGATGTAGCCGCCATTCGACTGGGGCAACCCACGCCCCGCACCCTAAGCACGACACTGAAGGTTAACGGCGTAATCGACGTACCGGCGCAAAACATGGTCTCGGTCTCGGTGCCGTTTGGAGGCTACATCCGGCGCATTCAACTGGAGCCGGGGATGCGTGTGCGAAAAGGACAACCGCTGGTGGTGCTCGAAAACCCCGATTACATTCAGGTGCAGCAGGATTACTTAGACACCAAAGCTAAACTCGATTATGCCGATCTGGAGTACGCCCGGCAGCAGGAACTCAGTCGAGACAATATCAACGCGCTGAAGGTGTTTCAGCAGACCCGCTCGAACCGGCAGAGCTTACAGGCGCAACTGGCGGGCCTCGCTCAACGGCTGGCGATTCTGCGGATCAATCCGGCTAACCTAACCCCCAGTAACCTGACCCGTACCCTCACCGTCCATGCGCCGGTATCAGGTTTCATTACCAACGTACCCGTGAACAACGGGAGGTTCGTCAACCCGGCGGATGTATTGGCAGAGATCACCAACGTCGATCACCTGCACGTTCGGCTCAACATTTTTGAGAAAGACATTAGCCGCATCCGCACGGGGCAGGTAGTGCGTTTCGGTATGGGGGGTGACGCAACGCTGGCGCACCGGGGCAACATTTTCCTCATCGGCAAGTCCATTGCCGCCGACCGCACGGTTTCGGTGCTGGCTCATCCCGACGGGTACGCCAGCGACATGATTCCGGGTGGCTACGTAACGGCGCAGGTCGATGTGAAGACGCAGCCCCTTACTGCCCTGCCCGAAGCTGCCGTCGTAGGTTATCAGGGTCAATCGCTGATGTATGTGCTGGAGCGCAAACAGGCTAAGCCAGCCACGTACCAGTTCCGGCAGATCCCTATCCGAACGGGTGTGCGTGAAGGTGGGTACGTGGCCGTAACCCTGCCGCCCGACCTCGATCCGCAACAAACCCCCATCATTGTCAACGGTGCATATAGTCTGCTTTCTAAACTAAATAACAGCGAAGAGGAATAA